From Mustela erminea isolate mMusErm1 chromosome 1, mMusErm1.Pri, whole genome shotgun sequence, a single genomic window includes:
- the FAM243A gene encoding protein FAM243A: MPHFAHTLLRNIITRNSFDSVRRKQCLQYLKTLRTLQYDGFKTVYFGETDIAESLVTGEDLSDGYFVQTPTWCIVHAGGRHGWVPWKYQMFLRDELCIKQEDSLFFEFCDVVKKTYGKCAIVVKERRQQDKMRPKEDEEPEVQVHAPSVINLTSIVCCPEVAKSCGHELLSLPSPYNYLNPLDSAWSSLKWFIINNRKEFCFHYIDSVYSYQYILLSDLISKGIERINLSKWKTITNKVRRWENYYLGTFS, from the coding sequence ATGCCTCACTTTGCACACACTCTTTTAAGAAACATCATTACCAGAAATTCATTTGATAGCGTCAGGAGGAAGCAATGTCTCCAATACTTGAAAACCCTGAGAACGCTGCAGTATGATGGATTTAAGACCGTATATTTTGGAGAAACCGATATCGCTGAAAGTCTTGTAACTGGAGAAGACCTAAGTGATGGGTATTTCGTGCAAACTCCAACATGGTGTATTGTGCATGCTGGTGGTAGACACGGATGGGTGCCTTGGAAGTATCAGATGTTCCTAAGAGATGAGTTATGCATCAAACAGGAAGATAGCCTCTTCTTTGAGTTCTGTGATGTGGTGAAGAAGACCTATGGGAAGTGTGCCATTGTGGTCAAAGAGAGAAGGCAGCAGGACAAGATGAGGCCAAAAGAAGATGAAGAGCCAGAGGTCCAGGTCCATGCTCCATCTGTCATTAACTTAACGAGCATTGTGTGTTGCCCTGAGGTGGCCAAGTCCTGTGGCCATGAActactctctctgccttccccttatAATTACCTAAATCCTTTAGACTCAGCCTGGTCTTCTCTGAAATGGTTTATCATCAATAACAGAAAGGAGTTTTGTTTTCACTACATTGACAGTGTCTATTCTTACCAGTATATACTTCTCAGCGATTTAATTAGCAAAGGGATTGAAAGGATAAACCTAAGCAAATGGAAAACAATAACCAACAAAGTACGGAGATGGGAAAACTACTATCTTGGTACATTTTCTTAA